In Oncorhynchus mykiss isolate Arlee chromosome 1, USDA_OmykA_1.1, whole genome shotgun sequence, the following proteins share a genomic window:
- the ptgfr gene encoding prostaglandin F2-alpha receptor, translating to MLILRLDQDLIMPGNGSSEAGCSRTATGSYSNTTCGQTELSVTASVISMTVGIFSNILALCILVNAYRRFRLKTKASFLLFASGLVGTDLLGHLINGSLVLYVYACNKEWEAFDPHHILCSLFGVSMVFFGLSPLLLGSLMAVERCIGVTRPLFHSTALAAHHMKRLLGLTWLLAALVALLPVLLWRPYQVQRSQSWCFFRMEGPRNWLDVVLPLIFSTLGLLALLVSIVCNTLTSCTLLQSKLRCHRQCRRKDTSHHFEMICQLMTIMLVSCVCWGPLLVNVIILSTQVQGERAFARLLLAVRMATWNQILDPWVYILLRKAILKRLFLLVHSCWCIKSHSHPLNRWKCSPVKGSGETSGSSISTKPEFFCLDGSVGGLPDTIIKPIT from the exons ATGTTGATCCTCAGACTGGACCAGGACTTGATAATGCCAGGCAATGGGAGTTCCGAGGCGGGATGCAGCAGGACAGCAACAGGCAGCTACTCCAACACCACCTGTGGCCAGACGGAGCTGTCCGTCACCGCCTCCGTCATTTCCATGACCGTGGGCATCTTCTCCAACATCCTGGCTCTCTGCATCCTGGTCAACGCCTACCGTCGCTTCCGCCTCAAGACCAAGGCCTCCTTCCTGCTGTTCGCCAGCGGCCTGGTGGGCACCGATCTTCTGGGTCACCTCATTAACGGCTCCCTGGTGCTATATGTCTACGCTTGTAACAAGGAGTGGGAAGCCTTTGACCCACACCACATCCTGTGCAGTCTCTTCGGGGTGTCCATGGTGTTTTTCGGTCTGAGCCCCCTGCTCCTGGGTAGCCTAATGGCGGTGGAACGCTGCATTGGTGTCACCAGGCCCCTGTTCCACTCCACAGCCCTTGCCGCCCACCACATGAAGAGGCTGCTGGGGCTGACCTGGCTGTTAGCTGCCCTGGTGGCTCTGCTACCTGTTCTGCTGTGGAGGCCCTACCAGGTGCAGCGCTCCCAGAGCTGGTGTTTCTTCCGCATGGAGGGGCCCCGCAACTGGCTGGACGTGGTGCTCCCGCTGATCTTCTCTACACTGGGCCTCCTGGCTCTGCTGGTGTCCATTGTGTGCAACACACTGACCAGCTGCACCCTACTGCAGTCCAAGCTGCGCTGCCACCGCCAATGTCGCCGCAAGGACACCTCCCACCACTTTGAGATGATCTGCCAGCTCATGACCATCATGCTTGTGTCCTGTGTGTGCTGGGGCCCTTTATTG GTTAACGTCATCATACTGAGCACCCAGGTCCAGGGCGAGCGTGCGTTTGCCCGCCTGCTGCTGGCAGTCCGCATGGCCACCTGGAACCAGATCCTGGACCCATGGGTCTACATCCTCCTGAGGAAGGCCATCCTCAAGAGGCTCTTCCTGCTGGTGCACAGCTGCTGGTGCATCAAgtcccactcccaccccctcaaccGGTGGAAGTGCAGCCCAGTGAAAGGCTCTGGGGAGACCAGCGGCAGCTCCATCAGCACTAAACCAGAATTCTTCTGTTTGGATGGAAGTGTTGGAGGCCTACCAGACACAATAATTAAGCCCATCACCTGA